The stretch of DNA GAATTGCAAAAAGCCCGAAAATTGATTTTATCGTTACAAACCGACATAGCAGATTATAAGCAGCAGATTGCAAAATTAACGTACGAGAACAAGAAACTAAATGCCGAAAATTTAGCGCTTAACACCTCGAAAGATTCTATCAGAAAAGAAAAAGACAAAACAGAAAACGTACTCCAAAAAACAAAAGACGCTTATATAGACCACCAAGAAAAAGTAAATGCAACCTTATCCTTATCGAACTATAAAATAAAAGGAATCAATGTTCGCCGTGGCGGGAAAGAAATAGAGACAACCCGAGCTAAACGAATAGACAAAGTTCGTGTTTCGTTTGATATTGACGAAAACGAAAGCGCTTCTGGAGAAAAAACATTATACATTGCTGTTCATAAACCTGATGGTTCTTTAGGGATTTTCGACGGTGCACAAAACGGAAATTTAGTTTTGAGAAATAACAATGAAATAAAGTTTTCGGACAAAATACAAATCAACTACACTCAAGGAGAAGCACAAACGGTTTCTTTCGATTGGATAGATTATGATTTCCCAAAAGGAAAATATGATATAGATGTCTATGAAAATGGTTTCAAGATTGGACAATCTACAATAGAGTTGCGCTAAGAGCAAATAAGCATCTATAAAGCTCTTATCGGTATAAATAATCAAAAAGCCAGAATAGCATTGTACTCTTCTGGCTTTTTTACTGAAAAATATTATTTCTTGTTCATCTTGCTTTTTTCACAGGAACACTATCTGAAGCTGGTCCGCCACCATCCATAACGTTGGATGCTTTTAATGTTATCGGATAAGAACGACTCATCACGCCAACCAATTTAAAAGCATCGTAGATCTTTCTATTTTGCTGATTTCCTAAGGCAATAATTGCAACTCTATTTTTTATATCGTGTACATAAACACTATAATTACCGTGCCACCAACCATTATGATACATAAATTTTCCGCCGTCTGGATATTCCATCATACGAAAACCTAAACCGTAATTTTTTATCCCTTTACTCTCGTAACTATATCCTGTAAACGCTTCCTTCATCAAATTTTTAGGCAAGAATTTTTTAGAGTACATCGCATAATCTAATCGATAAATATCGCGCGGCGTAGAATAAATATTTTTATCTCCATACACTTTATCGAGATGATCCCAAGCCCATTTCTTACCCTTGAAACCGTATGAAGAAGAAACTTTATCTTTATCCTTATCAAACTCGAAAACAAACGTATGTTCCATGCCAAGTGGATCGAAAAGCATGTATTTCATTGCTTTTGGGTAGGACATCCCCGTAAATTTTTCTATCATCAAGGCCAATAACGCATAATTGGTATTCGAATATGCAAATTTAGTTCCGGGCTTGCTAAGCAAAGGTATCTGATGATTTGTAAATATTTCTAAAACCTCTTGATTGGAGATTTGTTTAGTTTTGTCCCACAACTTCATATTATCAATAACGTAAGCATAATTGGGTAAACCGCTTCGGTGATTGAGTAAGTTTCTCACCGTTGTTTCTGGATAAGGAAAACTCGGTAGAATACTTTGCACGGTTTGGTCTAATGTGAGTTTTTTATGTTCGACCAATTTCAAGATGGCCAATGATGTCATAACCTTTGACACCGATGCAATATGGATTGGCGTTTCTGCAGTAAGTGGAATATTCTTTTCTACATCGGCAAAACCATCATACGCCTCGAAAAGAATCAAACCATTTTTGGCAACCAACATACCTCCACTAACTGGCTCGGTTTGCCAATAATCTCGATGAAAATTGTACAAGACTTTTCGGTAATCGTAAATTTCTTTTTTAGGAAGAGGGTGAAATTTTATGGCTGTAAACCAGTTCATCGAATCGAATCTTGGGGGTGCATTAGGATCTATTTTGATTGTTTTTTTTTCTTCTTTTTCTTCTTTTTTACACTGGGAGAATGTTGCAATGATGGTGGTTAAGCTAAGGGCGACAATCAAATTTTTCATACTATCATAAATATTACAACCTAAAAAAGGAAAACAAATCTAAACTATAAGTCGGAAGTGTAAAAACAGATAGCTGATTTTAGCAAAAAAATAACAATTAACGTAATTTCTGCGAGAAGTATTCGCCCACAACAATGCTCGTCGCCATAGCAACATTTAGGCTCTTAGTTTTTTAATTCTTTTTTGATTAATTGAATAAATATTTGAAATACTTCTTTCAATTGATTAATTAATTCTTCTTGATTTTCATTAATTTTAGAATTCACAACCCAATGATTGTTATTCACATTAGGCGAATTAACGATGGTTGTTTTTGATTCTTCAAAATCGATAATATCCATTGGATTTACTTGAAGAATCTCAATTACTTTTCCTAATTTTTCAACATCAAAAGTCGTCTCTCCATTTTCTAAACGGCTATATTGCGATTGAGAAATATCCATAACTTCTGCCATAAACTCTTGAGAATATCCTTTGTTTAATCTCACTTCACATATTTTATGATGTTTAACTTTCATAATGATTTTTTTCAAATGTAAGATAATATTAAGAATATAATATGCACATTGCGGATAAGGATATTTATAAAATAGGTAAAATATGCTTAGAATGAATAAGGCTGCAAGTGTTTTATCTTTAGGTTTAGGAAAAAATAAACCATTCAAGTATATTTATTAGAACTATTTTATTATTTTTAAAATCTTAAACACATGAAGAGAATTATTTTAACAAGTGTCTTTGCACTTATGGGAACATTTGCTTTTGCAAACAACAGTAACAAAACCATTTCCACTGAAGATTTGGGTAATGGATATCAAGTAGAATTGATTTATGATGAAAGTCTTGCTTGCTGTACAGCGACCGTTATAATGGGCAGTACGTAACGCATTATACTTCATGCGATATGTCTACAACGATGAATTGTATTTTTGTACAAGCTTTAGCAGAGGCATTTATCCGTGGTCAAGAATAAGAAGTGAAATTTAAAAAAATAAGCCTTCATTCATTTTGAAGGCTTATTGATTATAAAATTTTATCCTGTTATGAAATTATTTTTTTTTGTTTTTATTAATGTAATCCTATCTAATTGTATTTTTGGACAATACCTCAAAGTTTCTTACAATTATAATACTAATATAGCTGATGTTTCTATGTCTTTTCAGGCAAACTCAGAACTTATATTGGATGAATCAAAATCTATTTATAAAATTGATTTTGCTAATTCAAATTCATCTATGATTGATGATGAAAGCGTTTTTGTGGTAAAACCTAAAAAGGGAGAAGTATTTTATTATAAAGATTACAATACAGATTCTATTTATTATGATAATGTTGTGATTTTTCGTCATTATCCTACCAAGGATCCTCTTAATATATTTAAATGGGAATTAACATCTGAAACGAAAAAAATCTTAGGATATGAATGTCAAAAGGCTGTGATGCAGCACTACGGCAGAATATATGAAGCTTATTTTACTACAGAATTAGAATTCAATAGAGGTGGACCATGGAAATTTGATGGTTTACCAGGAGTAATTTTAGAAATAAAATCCAAAGACAATTATTTATCGATTACAGCCAATGAGATTCAATTAAAAAATGAATCTATCATAATTAACAATCCTTATCCAAAGAAACAAAAATATATTGATTTCTTAGAATATAAGCGTTTATTCAACCAAAAATACAAAGAAAATAATAAAACTGAAATCACAAGTGATGGAGGTACAGTTACACAGAGTTCTCCAAAATGCCATATAGAATGTTTAGTTGACTAAATTGTACTGTGTGAATAAAATAATTCTATTATATATTTTTTTGTTGTCCTCTTTTTGCAATGCTCAATCTTTTATAGGTCATGTGAGAGATGAAACAGGATTTGACCTACCGAATGTATCTGTCTTATTAAAAAATCCTAAAACTTCATTAGTTAATAATTTCACAACTACACAAAAAAATGGCACATATGCTCTAAACTCTTTAATAGATTTTGATAGTATTCATATCGAATTCAAAAAAACAGGCTATGTTACAGAATTTATTAAACTATCTAAAGAAGCATTAGATATAGAAAATAAATTAAACATTGTTTTGTACAAATCTGATTTCGAATTAAAAGAGGTTTTGGTAAAAGGACAAAAAGCAGTTTATACCAAAAACGATACTACATTTGTAAGTTCCCCGTTTTTCCAACAGTTCAAAACTAAGCAAATTATGCACTTCTTTTCAATTTAAATTCTATCGGTGAACAATCTCCTAAACTTGAATGTGGGTGATTATGATTGTAATCCTCCATCCAATCTTGAGCGAGAGTTCTTGCCTGTTCGATATTTTCAAATAGGTAAGCATCCAGTACATCTTCCCGAAAGGTTTTGTTGAACCTTTCACAAAATCCGTTCTGCATGGGTTTTCCTTTCTGGATTCGGATATGCCGGATCGAGGAGTTGGAGCAAAAGCCCTCAAAAGCTTTTGCGATGAACTCCGTGCCGTTGTCCGTACGGATGTTGGTTGGTTTTCCATACCACTCAATGAGCCTTTGCACGAGTTTAACTACTTTCTCTGAAGGAAAACTATAGTCTATTTCGCACATTAATGCCTCCCGGTTGTAATCGTCTATCACGTTCAGTATCCGAATCTTTCTGCCGTTCTCCAACACATCACTCATAAAATCCATGCTCCAGGTAATATTGGATGCAATCGGCTGCAATAAGTATTCTTTGTCCGGATTGGGGATGCGACGTTTGATTTTTCTTCTGCGTTTGTTCAGTCCTAATTTACGGTAAATCCTCTCAATGCGTTTATGGTTCCACCCATAACCTTCCTTTCTGATGCGTTTAGTGTATTCCGGACAACCTCTTGACGGAAGTTTTTCGGCATAATAAAGCAATCGACGCTCTACTTCTGTATCGTCCTTGATGCTTTGATAATAATATCCCGAACGTTCCAATCCGATGATGCGACAGGCTCTGGCAGTACTGATTTGTTTGTCATCTTTTAATTCTTCTGCCAATTCTCTTTTCTGACAGAGCCCTAAAGCTTTTTTTCGATGACCTCTTTTAAAATACTATGATCCAAACTCAAATCGGCATACATCTTCTTCAAGCGGGCATTTTCTCGCTCCAATTCCTTGAATTGACGCAACATTTCTTGATCCATGCCACCATATTTGCGCTTCCACAAATAAAAGGTATTTGGACTGATGGATAATTCTCGGCATATATCGGATGCCTTTTTTCCAGCTTCATGCTCCTTGAGTACTTGACTGATTTGTGTTTCTGTAAATCTTGACTTTTTCATCTCTAATAACAGTTTAAATTTATAAATTTTTATAATATTTTAAACTGTTGGAGTTTTTGGGGGACTTACAATTCTATAATGTAAATAAATTTAAGTCCGACGATGATCGCTCTATTGAAGATGTCTTAAAAAAAATGCCTGGGATTACTGTCGAAGACAATGGAACAATAAAGTATAAAAACAAAGAAATCGAAAAATTACTTTTAGATGGTGATGATTTGTTTTCTAATCAATATACAAATGGTTCACGCAATATATCTGCCAATATAATAGAGCAAGTACAAGCTTTGGAGCATTTTGAAGAAAACCCTTTACTGAAAACAGTAAAACATTCTGATAAAGTTGCATTAAATCTAAAAATAAAAAAAGGAATGTCCGATATATCAGGTGATGCTATGTTAGGATATGGTATTGAGGATAGAACAGAAAATACGGTAAATGCCTTGGTAATTTCCAATTCCATAAAAAGTTTTTCTTTATTAACACAAAATAATACTGGAGTCAACACTTCTCCTTTCGACTATTTTGGCTCCAATCAAGAGGTGTCATTTCATAAAATAAAAGATGAATTAGCCCCAAGATTAGTTCAAGATCCTTTGTTTAATAGTTCCGTAGGCGATGAAAGAGCAAATATAAACAAACTATATTACGGTAATACCAATACCATATTCAAATTATCTAAAAACTCTAACTTTAGAATCAATTATACGCATTTACAAGATCGTATTCGATTCTCTACCCAAACTGAATCTGATTATTCTTTTGAGAATCAAGAGCAATTATCAATTACCGAAGAAAACAATACACAAAAAAAGACGCTTGTAAACGAGCTAAATGCAAAATTTACTTTGAAAAAAACACGTTTTATGATAGAAAATGAAACGGTTTACAAGTATGAAAAAATAAGTTCGAGCAGTGATTTTATTTCTAATTATCGTGAAAATTTTTATACACATCTTACTTCCAGAAATCAATATTTTAAAAACCATACGATTTTTACAGAGAAATTAAATAATCGACAAAGCCTACAATTATTTGGACTATTCTCTTTGAATCAATTACCACAAGACTACGAGATTATTCCTGGTATGAATCTTTTACAAAATACAGAAACAACGGTGGCGACTTCACAAAACTCAAAGTTTACAAAACAATTTAGTACTGTTGGAGTAAATCTGTTTGGTCGTAATAAATTGGGTAAATATGAGTTGAGTAACAGTCTAAACTATTGGAAGAATTCTTTGAATTCTACTATTTTAGAGGATGAAATTTTATTGGAAGATCAAGAATTTGAAAATCAAATAAATTACCAAATACTAAATCAAAATCTTAGAGCTAAATATAGTTTTGTTTGGGATGATTGGGTTATTGAAAATCAATTAAACCTCAAAAATTATTGGCTGAATTCTCAAATAAATCAAAAACATCATTTGGTATATAATCCTAAGCTTACAATCACTTACAAAATTAATCCAGAAAATACGATTAATGCACAAATTTTCTACGATGAAGTGCCATTGTCCGAACAAAATATATACACCTCGTATCTTATTACAAATCACAGAACGATTCAGAATAATATCCTATCTATAGAATTTGAAAAAACTAAAGGAATCACGTTTAGTTATTCTATGTTGAATATGTTCAACCAATTAAACATTAGTGCCAATTTAGATTATTTATCAAAAAAGAATAACTTTTTCAATAGCATAGATATAAAGGAAAATATTACTAGAATAAGTACGTTTTTATTAGATGAAAGCAACAATCATTTGAATATAGGTACAAGAATCCAAAAATATTATTATCCGATACGTTCAAATGTTCGTTTTTCTACCAATTATTCTTGGATTAATTATAAAAACATTGTAAATCTATCGGATATAAGAAATAATATAACTCAAAATATAAATATTGCATTGTATTATAAATCGTTGTTCAATTTTCCATTAAATATAGAAAATTCTCTACAATACAATTACAATATACATACAACAAAAGGGATGAGTCAATTTAATGAATATCAGTATATTAATAATAATTTTAAGTTATTGATAAAACCTTCAGATAAATTATTTGCTCATATTAAATGGGAATATTATCGCCCAAACATCAAATCAAATACAAACTTTAATTTTTTAGATTTTTTTATAGAATACAAAATATTTGACGATAGACTAAAACTTTATATTAAAGGAAAAAATCTATTAAATCAGAATTTATTCAACAGCATATCTACAACAGATTATTATAAATATTACACCAGTCATAATCTTAATAAAAGATATATTATGTCAGGTATCCAATTCAGTTTTTAATAATCTTACATTAATTGCTTACCTCATTTTCTGTGAAAAAACTTCGCCAACAATGATGCTTGTAGCCATGGCTACATTAAGACTTTCGGTTTGTTTCCCAATGGCCGGAATACTTATTTTATTAGTGATTTTATCCTCAACCGCCTTACTAATTCCATGCGCTTCACTCCCCATTACCAACATTGCATTTTCTGGAAACGGAAATTGAAAAATCGACTCACCTTCCATAAACGCACCTAAAATAGGATACTTATAATTTTCTATCACTTCTAAAATATCGGTATAATGTACCGCTACCCTCGCAAAAGATCCCATCGTAGACATGATAACTTTCGGGTTGTAAACATCAACGGATTCTTTAGAACAAATAATTTGTGTAATGCCAAACCAATCTGCCAACCGAATAATTGTGCCTAAATTCCCTGGATCGTTTATCGTATCCAAAACCAAAGTAAGTCCTTTTACCGGAGCTATAGAGCGTTGTGGCGGAATCTCGCAAACCGCTAAGCATTCGTTTGGTGTAGAAAGAAAACTAATTTTTTTCAGTTCATTGGGTGATAAATAATGTACCGGAAGATTACCTTTCGCATCAAAATTTTGGTTCGTTGTGTACAGTTCTTTTACCGTAATGTTACTTTTCAGTACTTCTTTTACATTTTTAACACCTTCTACGACAAACAAATTATATTTTTGTCTATATTTTTTAGATCCTAATGAAGTTATTATCTTCATTGCGTTTTTAGTTAACATCATTTTATGCAAAAAAACATTACAAATATATCATTATTATTTAGTGCAATAATCTTTTTTTGGTCATGTAATGCTACAAAAAAAGTGCCCGAAGGTGAATATTTATTAACTAAGAATACATTCGAATTTATTGACAAAGAACAGAAAAAAAATCTTAGTGGCGAGCTAAATAATTATGTAAAGCAAAAACCAAACGCTAAGGTACTCGGTTTCTCGATTCCGTTAGCCGTCTACAACATGTCCGACCCAAAACTAGATACCGTATTTGAAATTTACTACAGTTACCCAGAATCTAGACAAAATAGAGAAACACTCGACAGCTTATTTCGCTCACACCATCTAGACGAATACGTAGGTAAAAGTAAATGGCTCGATCGATTATTTTTCACTAAAGGTCAACCTCCTGTTATTTTAGACACTGCTCAAATGGGTTTTTCTGAACGGAATTTAGAGGTTCATCTTAAAGACAAAGGATTCTTTGATTCAGATGTCACCGCAATTGCCAAAACAGATTCTACCAATAAAAAAGCAGAAATCGTATACAAAATAAAACTCAACTCTCCTTCTTATATCGAAACCTATTCATACAACATTCAAGACACCTTGATCAATCGATATGTCAATCAATCGGCAGAGAATTCTTTGCTGTTTGCAGGTGATCAGTACAATTATGAGAATTTCGAAAAAGAAAGAAACCGAATCGTAGATTACCTAAAAAATAGAGGATTTTATGATTTCAATGCCTCGGGAGAAGATATTTATTTCGAAGCCGACACCACAAAAAGCAACAAAAGATTAGACGTAACTATGTTTATCGACCGATATATTGTCGATTCTACACTTTTGGTTCACGACACTTTACAACAAAAACAATACAACCAATACACGTTCAACAAAATAAGAATATTCCCTGATTCGGAAACTGCTGTAACTCCAGACCAGTTCAACCCAGACGATTTTCCATACCAAAGAAATTACAAAGGATATGAATTGTATTATCGAGAAAAACCCCGCTATAGAGCAAAATATTTCACAGACGGAATGGTAATGGAGCAAGATGCTCTGTATCGACTACGAAGCGAAACGCAAAGTAAACGCAACATTCTCAAGAAAGAAAACATGACTTTCCGTGGCTTTATCCCCGAAAAAGTCGACACAACACTCAATTATTACATCACCTATAGCCCCAAAAAAACGTATGATATGAATTTGTTTTTCGAGGGATATTGGGCGCGTTACCTCAACTTTGCAATTTCACCAGGGGTTACGCTCACAGCGAGAAATCTATTTCGGGGAGGCGAAAATCTAGAAACCACATTCAAAGGAACTTTAGGGAATGTAAACAACGATTTTGCCGCCAAAAAAGAAGGATTTTTCAATGCTTATGAACTATCACTAGAATCAAAAATTCGTTTCCCTTATCTCTTTTTACCATTCAATGTAGAAAAATTTTTACCAAAGAGATTCTCATCAGAATCTGTTATCCGAATTGGTTCTAGTACACAACGAAATGTTGGGTTGGATAGAAATAATTATACTTTTGGATTGGATTTCGATATCTCTTACCGAGAATTTCAACACAAAGTCTCTCTTTTCAATATAGAGTATGTACGCAACAATAGAAAAGAGCGATATTACGACATTTATTCTCGCGATCGAGAAATTTTTGATCAAACAGCAAATGATTATTTTTTGTATGATCCTACTTTGCAAACCGATTATGAAAATGATTTGATTACCCGCGATCAATTAAGTGCTGTGATCGATGCCGACCAAGGCTTCCGAACATGGATGGATACTCAAATGGCAGAAAATTTTGTATTATTCCAAAACATGCTATACCGAAAAGCGAGTATTTCTCAAGACGCTTTGATCAATTCTTTCATCTATCAGTTTACGTACAACGAAGAAAATGTACCTAGAATATCCAATAGAAACCCTTGGTTTATCAATGCTCGCATAGAGCTTGCTGGTAATTTGCTAGGATTATTAGATAAAAGTTTTGGTTTTATAAAAGATACCGACGAACTTGGTGAAGAAGTAGGAACAATATTTTCTATACCTTATTCGCAATTTGTCAAAGTAGATGTAGATGCTCGAAAAAAATGGAATTTCGATAAAACCCTTACGATTGCAACGCGCGCAATGTTTGGTTTTGCTCAACCTTACGGGAATTCTAATTTCATCCCTTTTATCCGAAGCTACTCGGCTGGTGGCTCGAACGATGTTCGCGGTTGGGCACCACTTACTTTAGGTCCATCTGATCAGCCTCGCGTACCAAATTCTAAAAACCAAAGTTTATCTTTTGAAAGTATGAAAATTTTATTGAATGCTGAAGTACGAAAACGTTTTTTCGGTAACGTAGAAGGTGCTTATTTTATCGATGCTGGGAATATTTGGGGAACGAGCAAAGATCGTCCTCAGACCATGTTTCATTTCGACAAATTCATCAATCAGTTTGGTATTGGTACGGGTGTTGGCTTACGTTATCATATCGGGACGTTTGCTATAATACGATTAGATGCAGCATTCAAACTTCATGATCCATCCTATCCAAAAGGAGAACGTTGGCGTTTTGTTGATTTTAAAGACAACAAACCCCGTTTACATTTTGGGATAAATTATCCATTCTAAAAATAGTTTACCTATCTTTGTTTAACCAAATTTTTAATACGATGAGTAGAAAATTTCCTGCTGGTGTTGCCACTGGCCAATTAGTACAAGAAATCATACAAGATGCTAAAACAAATAAATATGCTCTACCAGCATGCAATGTGATCGGATCCGACTCAATTAATGCAGCAATGGAAACTGCCGTTGAAGTAAATTCGCCAATTATTATTCAGTTTTCTAATGGTGGAGCCGCTTTCAACGCAGGTAAAGGTCTAAGCAATGACCAGCAACGTGCAGCAGTTTTGGGCTCTATTGCAGGTGCAAAACACATCCATCAATTGGCAGAAGCTTACGGAGCAACCGTTATTTTGCATACAGACCATTGTGCAAAAAATCTTTTACCTTGGATTGATGGTTTATTAGAAGCCAACGAGCAATATTATAACCAATTTGGTAAAACTTTATTCAGTTCGCATATGCTCGATCTTTCAGAAGAACCTTTGAAAGAAAACATGGAGATCTCTAAAAGATATCTAGAACGTATGTCGAAAATCGGGATGACACTCGAGATAGAATTAGGAATTACAGGTGGTGAAGAAGATGGTGTAGACAACACAAATGTTGATAACTCTTTACTCTATACACAACCAGAAGAAGTAGCCTTCGTTTATGAATCCCTAAAAGAAGTTAGCGATAATTTTTGGGTTGCAGCAGCATTCGGTAATGTTCATGGAGTTTACAAGCCTGGGAATGTAGTTCTTACACCAAAAATTTTGTACAACTCACAACAATTCATCGAACAAAAATTTGGTGTAAAAGACGCCATTAATTTTGTTTTCCACGGTGGTTCAGGTTCTTCTTTAGAAGAAATTAGAGAAGCAATAGATTATGGTGTAATAAAAATGAATATTGACACCGATTTGCAATTTGCTTTCATGGAAGGAGTGAGAAAGTATTTTGATGAAAATAGCGCTTACCTACAGTCACAAATCGGAAACCCAGAAGGAGAAGACAAACCGAATAAAAAATTCTACGATCCACGTGTATGGTTACGTAAAGGAGAAGTAAGTTTCAAAGAAAGACTGAAACAAGCTTTTGAAGATTTAAACAATATTAATCGTTTAGGATAACCCTAACAAAACTAAAATAGCATTATGCCTTGGTTTATTAGACGAAAAAAAAATATCACTACCCCAACCGAAGCGAAAAAAGATGTACCAAAAGGTCTATGGTACAAAACTCCTTCGGGAAAAATAATTGAAACAGAAGAACTCAAAGCAAACAACTACGTAAGTCCAGAAGATGATCATCATGTTCGTATTGGTAGCAAAGAATATTTCGATATCCTTTTCGACGATGGGAAATTCAAAGAACTCGATGCCAATCTAAGCAGTGAAGACCCTCTGAATTGGGTTGATACCAAACCCTACAAAGAACGTTTAGAAGAACTAAAAACAAAAACTGGACTCAATGACTCTATACGTACAGGCGTAGGAAAAGTACACGGTAGAGACATTACAGTTTGTTGTATGGATTTTAAATTCATCGGGGGATCATTAGGATCAGTAATGGGGGAGAAAATTGCCCGTGCTGTGGATTATTGCATCAAACACAAAACTCCATTATTGATCATTACCCAATCTGGAGGAGCTCGTATGATGGAAGCTGCCATATCGCTGATGCAATTAGCAAAAGTAGAAGCTAAACTAATACAATTA from Weeksella virosa DSM 16922 encodes:
- a CDS encoding serine hydrolase domain-containing protein, which codes for MKNLIVALSLTTIIATFSQCKKEEKEEKKTIKIDPNAPPRFDSMNWFTAIKFHPLPKKEIYDYRKVLYNFHRDYWQTEPVSGGMLVAKNGLILFEAYDGFADVEKNIPLTAETPIHIASVSKVMTSLAILKLVEHKKLTLDQTVQSILPSFPYPETTVRNLLNHRSGLPNYAYVIDNMKLWDKTKQISNQEVLEIFTNHQIPLLSKPGTKFAYSNTNYALLALMIEKFTGMSYPKAMKYMLFDPLGMEHTFVFEFDKDKDKVSSSYGFKGKKWAWDHLDKVYGDKNIYSTPRDIYRLDYAMYSKKFLPKNLMKEAFTGYSYESKGIKNYGLGFRMMEYPDGGKFMYHNGWWHGNYSVYVHDIKNRVAIIALGNQQNRKIYDAFKLVGVMSRSYPITLKASNVMDGGGPASDSVPVKKAR
- a CDS encoding helix-turn-helix domain-containing protein → MKVKHHKICEVRLNKGYSQEFMAEVMDISQSQYSRLENGETTFDVEKLGKVIEILQVNPMDIIDFEESKTTIVNSPNVNNNHWVVNSKINENQEELINQLKEVFQIFIQLIKKELKN
- a CDS encoding GLPGLI family protein produces the protein MKLFFFVFINVILSNCIFGQYLKVSYNYNTNIADVSMSFQANSELILDESKSIYKIDFANSNSSMIDDESVFVVKPKKGEVFYYKDYNTDSIYYDNVVIFRHYPTKDPLNIFKWELTSETKKILGYECQKAVMQHYGRIYEAYFTTELEFNRGGPWKFDGLPGVILEIKSKDNYLSITANEIQLKNESIIINNPYPKKQKYIDFLEYKRLFNQKYKENNKTEITSDGGTVTQSSPKCHIECLVD
- a CDS encoding carboxypeptidase-like regulatory domain-containing protein; this encodes MNKIILLYIFLLSSFCNAQSFIGHVRDETGFDLPNVSVLLKNPKTSLVNNFTTTQKNGTYALNSLIDFDSIHIEFKKTGYVTEFIKLSKEALDIENKLNIVLYKSDFELKEVLVKGQKAVYTKNDTTFVSSPFFQQFKTKQIMHFFSI
- a CDS encoding IS3 family transposase — encoded protein: MAEELKDDKQISTARACRIIGLERSGYYYQSIKDDTEVERRLLYYAEKLPSRGCPEYTKRIRKEGYGWNHKRIERIYRKLGLNKRRRKIKRRIPNPDKEYLLQPIASNITWSMDFMSDVLENGRKIRILNVIDDYNREALMCEIDYSFPSEKVVKLVQRLIEWYGKPTNIRTDNGTEFIAKAFEGFCSNSSIRHIRIQKGKPMQNGFCERFNKTFREDVLDAYLFENIEQARTLAQDWMEDYNHNHPHSSLGDCSPIEFKLKRSA
- a CDS encoding transposase produces the protein MKKSRFTETQISQVLKEHEAGKKASDICRELSISPNTFYLWKRKYGGMDQEMLRQFKELERENARLKKMYADLSLDHSILKEVIEKKL
- a CDS encoding TrmH family RNA methyltransferase; its protein translation is MKIITSLGSKKYRQKYNLFVVEGVKNVKEVLKSNITVKELYTTNQNFDAKGNLPVHYLSPNELKKISFLSTPNECLAVCEIPPQRSIAPVKGLTLVLDTINDPGNLGTIIRLADWFGITQIICSKESVDVYNPKVIMSTMGSFARVAVHYTDILEVIENYKYPILGAFMEGESIFQFPFPENAMLVMGSEAHGISKAVEDKITNKISIPAIGKQTESLNVAMATSIIVGEVFSQKMR
- the tamL gene encoding translocation and assembly module lipoprotein TamL; translation: MQKNITNISLLFSAIIFFWSCNATKKVPEGEYLLTKNTFEFIDKEQKKNLSGELNNYVKQKPNAKVLGFSIPLAVYNMSDPKLDTVFEIYYSYPESRQNRETLDSLFRSHHLDEYVGKSKWLDRLFFTKGQPPVILDTAQMGFSERNLEVHLKDKGFFDSDVTAIAKTDSTNKKAEIVYKIKLNSPSYIETYSYNIQDTLINRYVNQSAENSLLFAGDQYNYENFEKERNRIVDYLKNRGFYDFNASGEDIYFEADTTKSNKRLDVTMFIDRYIVDSTLLVHDTLQQKQYNQYTFNKIRIFPDSETAVTPDQFNPDDFPYQRNYKGYELYYREKPRYRAKYFTDGMVMEQDALYRLRSETQSKRNILKKENMTFRGFIPEKVDTTLNYYITYSPKKTYDMNLFFEGYWARYLNFAISPGVTLTARNLFRGGENLETTFKGTLGNVNNDFAAKKEGFFNAYELSLESKIRFPYLFLPFNVEKFLPKRFSSESVIRIGSSTQRNVGLDRNNYTFGLDFDISYREFQHKVSLFNIEYVRNNRKERYYDIYSRDREIFDQTANDYFLYDPTLQTDYENDLITRDQLSAVIDADQGFRTWMDTQMAENFVLFQNMLYRKASISQDALINSFIYQFTYNEENVPRISNRNPWFINARIELAGNLLGLLDKSFGFIKDTDELGEEVGTIFSIPYSQFVKVDVDARKKWNFDKTLTIATRAMFGFAQPYGNSNFIPFIRSYSAGGSNDVRGWAPLTLGPSDQPRVPNSKNQSLSFESMKILLNAEVRKRFFGNVEGAYFIDAGNIWGTSKDRPQTMFHFDKFINQFGIGTGVGLRYHIGTFAIIRLDAAFKLHDPSYPKGERWRFVDFKDNKPRLHFGINYPF
- the fbaA gene encoding class II fructose-bisphosphate aldolase, with amino-acid sequence MSRKFPAGVATGQLVQEIIQDAKTNKYALPACNVIGSDSINAAMETAVEVNSPIIIQFSNGGAAFNAGKGLSNDQQRAAVLGSIAGAKHIHQLAEAYGATVILHTDHCAKNLLPWIDGLLEANEQYYNQFGKTLFSSHMLDLSEEPLKENMEISKRYLERMSKIGMTLEIELGITGGEEDGVDNTNVDNSLLYTQPEEVAFVYESLKEVSDNFWVAAAFGNVHGVYKPGNVVLTPKILYNSQQFIEQKFGVKDAINFVFHGGSGSSLEEIREAIDYGVIKMNIDTDLQFAFMEGVRKYFDENSAYLQSQIGNPEGEDKPNKKFYDPRVWLRKGEVSFKERLKQAFEDLNNINRLG